In a genomic window of Occallatibacter riparius:
- a CDS encoding YCF48-related protein encodes MKTRNLLVLFLGCAFTLSPAPAQVPAGWVSADPGFAPLTLIAKDGSMWAAGTQQSIAVSSDGGVHWALKHHDANGAVLRVLHFVNKQFGYAAGSGGVVLFTRDGGATWSGQKLASESILLAAFGDPQNGVIRTRSSLLSTTDGGKTWHPITAANDPDWQKKFPFTIDLAALDKNHLAVLVAEGENSDGEYLWTADGGATWRANYLPNVGIHNLLVADGAYYSIGHEVIGKDKPGGGNGVAMTFRSHDGAQWEHVSLANGPCNSESCGGCTPQGCMVRNGSAVDLGNGKTWLAEFPPRDSLSDQWARSGDSLCMLSRGSIQCAAIKTVSSFASNDQPPGAWESRSLPRLGLPNPSDAPCIRCDIPPMFVSNTAEASGPVDVQINFTVEPSGGVDNVRIVGKLPRDVIEQLQARVTGWLFEPFLNNGIPARKDVSTRGRILILNPRVGPK; translated from the coding sequence ATGAAGACAAGAAATCTGCTCGTGCTTTTCCTTGGGTGTGCCTTCACCCTTTCCCCGGCTCCTGCTCAAGTTCCCGCCGGGTGGGTCTCAGCCGATCCTGGCTTTGCCCCGCTCACATTGATTGCGAAGGATGGTTCCATGTGGGCCGCCGGAACCCAGCAATCGATAGCCGTCTCTAGCGATGGAGGCGTTCACTGGGCCCTCAAACATCACGACGCTAACGGAGCAGTGCTCCGCGTCCTGCATTTCGTCAACAAGCAGTTCGGCTACGCCGCGGGGTCCGGCGGAGTCGTCCTGTTCACCCGCGACGGCGGCGCAACCTGGTCCGGTCAGAAGCTAGCCTCTGAAAGCATTCTGCTAGCAGCATTCGGCGACCCTCAGAATGGAGTCATCCGCACCCGTTCGTCGCTCCTCTCTACAACCGACGGCGGCAAAACCTGGCATCCCATAACCGCCGCCAATGATCCCGACTGGCAGAAGAAATTCCCTTTTACGATTGACCTCGCCGCTCTCGACAAAAATCACCTCGCCGTTCTCGTGGCTGAAGGCGAAAACAGCGACGGCGAATATCTCTGGACGGCCGACGGCGGAGCCACCTGGCGCGCGAACTACCTGCCCAATGTCGGCATTCACAACCTGCTCGTTGCCGACGGTGCCTACTACTCCATCGGCCACGAAGTCATAGGTAAGGACAAGCCCGGCGGCGGCAACGGCGTAGCGATGACCTTCCGCTCCCACGATGGCGCTCAATGGGAGCACGTCTCGCTCGCCAATGGGCCGTGCAACAGCGAGAGCTGCGGCGGATGCACCCCCCAGGGCTGCATGGTGCGCAATGGCTCAGCCGTCGATCTCGGTAACGGGAAGACGTGGCTGGCCGAGTTCCCACCCCGCGACTCACTCTCGGATCAGTGGGCCCGATCCGGAGACTCCCTCTGCATGCTATCCAGGGGATCAATCCAATGCGCTGCCATCAAGACTGTCTCCTCATTCGCCTCCAACGACCAACCTCCAGGTGCCTGGGAATCGCGATCCCTCCCGCGGCTCGGACTTCCGAACCCCTCTGACGCTCCCTGCATCCGTTGCGACATTCCTCCAATGTTCGTCTCCAACACCGCCGAAGCCAGCGGCCCAGTCGACGTCCAGATCAACTTCACAGTGGAGCCATCCGGCGGGGTCGACAACGTGAGGATCGTGGGCAAGCTCCCGAGGGATGTCATCGAGCAACTCCAGGCTCGCGTCACCGGCTGGCTCTTTGAGCCGTTTCTCAACAACGGAATCCCCGCGCGCAAGGATGTCTCAACCCGCGGTCGCATCCTCATCCTCAACCCCCGCGTAGGTCCAAAGTGA
- the ligA gene encoding NAD-dependent DNA ligase LigA, whose amino-acid sequence MDGKRQTSETAKRAEELREEIRHHEHLYYVLDAPVISDRDFDKLMNELKRIEAEHPELVTADSPTQRVGGKPAEGFRKVAHSRPMLSLDNAYSEEELRDWDRRVHELAGNLPVEYTCELKMDGLSIALHYEGTPDGGARLARGLTRGDGQIGEDVTSNVRTIRSVPLSITPARMKKAGVPESFEVRGETVMPEKAFEQMNKEREAQGLTPAVNPRNAAAGTLRTIDPNIVAQRRLDVYAYFLLSGGAYLEIGQEATLDALTALGFRVNPHRGKVHTVEQMMKFIADAEKKRATLGYDIDGVVIKVDAQATQNRLGYTGKAPRWAIAYKFSAEQALTQLKGILITTGRTGKLTPTAQLAPVFVGGVTIRQATLHNADWIERMGLMIGDWVKVERAGDVIPKVAAIVEDAEHPRGTEKFVYPTKCPVCKQDVVREEGEADYRCVNVDCPAVLHGALEHWGSRGVMNIEGLGEVSAAQLLEKGLVRSVADLYTLKLEDLMSLERWGEKSSRTLLEEIERSKGAGLARVLMGLGIRFVGERTAEAIAQEFGSMDDIVSASAEELERVEEVGPRISHAIVDFFARPANRELVEHLKAVGVKMTAEKKKRSSELAGMTIVLTGTLPNLSREEAKAMIEAAGGKVAGSVSKKTSYVVAGEEAGSKLDKARELGVTVLDEAGLRKLIEERS is encoded by the coding sequence ATGGATGGGAAGAGGCAGACGAGCGAGACGGCGAAGCGCGCAGAGGAGTTGCGCGAAGAGATTCGGCATCATGAGCACTTGTATTACGTATTGGATGCGCCGGTGATTTCCGACCGCGATTTCGACAAGCTGATGAACGAGCTGAAGCGGATTGAGGCGGAGCATCCGGAACTGGTGACGGCCGACTCCCCGACGCAGCGCGTGGGCGGCAAGCCGGCGGAGGGGTTCAGGAAGGTGGCGCACTCGCGTCCCATGCTGAGCCTGGACAACGCATACAGCGAAGAGGAGCTGCGGGACTGGGACAGGCGGGTGCATGAGCTGGCGGGGAATCTACCGGTGGAGTACACGTGCGAGCTGAAGATGGATGGGCTCAGCATCGCGCTGCACTACGAGGGCACGCCGGATGGCGGGGCGCGGCTGGCACGAGGGTTGACACGCGGCGATGGGCAGATCGGCGAAGACGTTACGTCGAATGTGCGGACGATTCGAAGCGTGCCATTGAGTATTACGCCGGCGCGGATGAAGAAGGCCGGAGTGCCTGAGAGCTTTGAGGTTCGCGGTGAAACGGTGATGCCGGAGAAGGCGTTCGAGCAGATGAATAAAGAGCGCGAGGCGCAGGGGCTAACGCCGGCGGTGAATCCGCGGAATGCAGCGGCGGGCACGCTGCGGACGATTGATCCGAACATCGTGGCGCAGCGGCGTCTGGATGTGTATGCGTATTTTCTGCTGAGCGGAGGCGCGTATCTGGAGATTGGGCAGGAGGCAACGCTGGATGCTTTGACGGCGCTTGGGTTCCGCGTGAATCCGCACCGAGGGAAGGTGCACACGGTCGAGCAGATGATGAAGTTCATCGCCGATGCGGAGAAGAAGCGCGCCACGCTGGGGTATGACATCGACGGCGTGGTGATCAAGGTGGATGCGCAGGCGACGCAGAATCGGCTGGGGTACACGGGGAAGGCGCCGCGGTGGGCGATCGCCTACAAGTTTTCGGCTGAGCAGGCGCTGACGCAGTTGAAGGGAATTTTGATCACGACGGGGCGCACGGGGAAGCTGACGCCGACGGCGCAACTGGCACCGGTGTTCGTGGGTGGCGTAACGATTCGGCAGGCGACCTTGCACAACGCCGACTGGATTGAGCGCATGGGGTTGATGATCGGCGACTGGGTGAAGGTGGAGCGCGCGGGCGATGTGATTCCCAAGGTGGCGGCGATTGTGGAGGACGCGGAGCATCCGCGCGGGACCGAGAAGTTTGTGTATCCGACGAAGTGCCCGGTGTGTAAGCAGGATGTGGTGCGCGAAGAGGGGGAGGCCGACTACCGGTGTGTGAATGTGGACTGCCCGGCCGTGCTGCATGGGGCGCTGGAGCACTGGGGCAGCCGTGGGGTGATGAATATTGAGGGGCTGGGCGAGGTGAGCGCCGCGCAGTTGCTGGAAAAGGGGCTGGTGCGCAGCGTGGCGGACTTGTACACGCTGAAGCTCGAGGATTTGATGAGCCTGGAGCGGTGGGGCGAGAAGTCGTCGCGGACACTGCTGGAGGAGATTGAGCGCTCGAAAGGCGCAGGGCTGGCACGAGTGCTGATGGGGTTGGGGATCCGGTTTGTGGGCGAGAGGACGGCGGAGGCCATTGCGCAGGAGTTCGGGTCAATGGACGATATTGTGAGCGCAAGCGCGGAAGAGCTGGAGCGGGTGGAAGAGGTTGGGCCGCGTATCTCGCATGCGATTGTGGACTTCTTTGCGCGGCCAGCGAACCGGGAACTGGTCGAGCACCTGAAGGCTGTCGGCGTGAAGATGACCGCAGAGAAGAAGAAGCGGTCGTCAGAGCTGGCGGGAATGACGATTGTTCTGACGGGCACGTTGCCGAATCTGAGCCGCGAAGAGGCGAAGGCGATGATCGAGGCTGCGGGTGGGAAGGTGGCCGGCTCGGTGAGCAAGAAGACGAGCTACGTGGTGGCGGGGGAAGAGGCGGGATCGAAGCTGGACAAGGCGCGGGAGCTGGGGGTGACGGTGCTGGATGAGGCGGGGCTGCGGAAGTTGATAGAAGAGCGGAGCTAA